The genomic window ACCCAGGGCACCGGGTGTTCGGAGGCGGCCCCGGACGAAAGACAAGGAGAAGACATGATCAGTGTGACTGAACTGCGCAACGGCACGAAAGTGGAAATGGACGGCGGCCTGTGGGAATGCCTGGAGTACTCGCATCTGAAGATGGGCCGCGGCGGCGCGAAGGTCGTCACGAAGTTCCGCAACATGGAAACCGGCAGCATCGTGGACCGCACCTTCAACAGCGGTGAGAAGCTGCAGGACATCTACGTGGAAGGCAAGAAGATGCAGTACCTCTACCCCGACGGTGAGGACTTCGTGTTCATGGACCTGGACACCTTCGACCAGATCACGCTGGGCAAGGGCCTGGTGAGTGACGCGGCGAAGTTCATGAAGGAGAACACTGAGGTGGAAGTCGCGATGTACGGCGAGAAGCCCCTGAGCATCACGCTGCCTAACCAGGTGATCCTGAAGATCGTGCAGACCGACCCCGGCGTGCGCGGCGACACGGTGTCGGGCGGCACGAAGCCCGCCACGCTGGAAACTGGCGCTGTGGTGCAGGTGCCCCTGTTCGTGGAGCAGGACACGAACGTGAAGGTGGACACCCGCACGGGTCAGTACCTCAGCCGCGCGTAAATGACGTGAGGTGCGTGCGCCGCCCCCGGAGTTGTCCGGCGGGCGGCGTCCTCATTTCCCGTTAGACTCAGTTCAGCCAAACGAGCGTTAGGCTGCGGGTAACACCCCCTCTCACCCTGCACAGGGCATGATTGGGGGCAGCGTCAACCGCAGAACCCAGACGACCTTCAAGGAGGGGCCATGAACCCGAACGACCTGAAACAGATTCTCGATGCCCTCACGTACGCCGACGTGCGTGAATTCAGCCTGCGCACCGGCAGCTTCGACCTGAGCCTCAAGCGCGGCCCGCAGGCCTTCGCCGCGCCCATGCCCGCCCCCGGCCCTGCCCCGCTCGCGGCCCCCATGCCCATGGGTGCGCCCGCATTCGCACCCATGCCCGCCCCCAGCCTGCCCGCACCCCAGGCCGAGGCCAGCGCCCCCGCCGCGCCCGCGCAGGCCGCGCCCACCCCGACGCCCGCCGCAGAAGCGCCCGCCGAGAAACCTGCCAGCAAGGGCACGCCCGTCAAGGCACCCATCGTGGGCACCTTCTACTCCGCGAGCAGCCCGGACGCGCCCGCCTACGTGAAGGTCGGCGACACCGTACAGGCCGGGCAGGTGCTGTGCATCATCGAGGCGATGAAGCTCATGAACGAGATCGAGGCCGAACAGGGCGGCACCGTGCGCGAGATCCTCGTGAAGAACGCCGAACCTGTCGAATACGGCCAGACGCTCTTCATCATCGAGTAAGTGCGGTAAGCCGGAGGCGAACCCGAGCGGACCTGAACGGCTGCACCGCAGCGCGAGCAGCAACAGGTTCAGAGTCGCGCAGATGAAGGGCCGGGCCGGGCGATGATCCCGGCGTGCCCCGCAAGTCGGAGCGGCACTGAACCCAGCCGATTGACGTTCGTCTCCCAGCCGCTGGAGGCATGCATGTTCAAGAAGATCCTGATCGCCAACCGTGGCGAGATTGCCCTGCGCGTCATCCGGACGGCGCGGGAAATGGGCGTGAAGACGGTCGTGGTGTACTCCACGGCGGACGAGAAGAGCCTGCCGGTGCTGCTGGCCGACGAGTCGGTGTGCGTGGGGCCGCCCGCCTCAAACCAGTCGTACCTGAACATCCCGAACATCCTCTCGGCGGCGCTCATGACCGGCGCCGAGGGGATTCACCCAGGCTACGGCTTCATGGCGGAGAACCCGGATTTCGCGGAGATGTGCCGCGAGCACGGCATCACGTTCATCGGGCCGACGCCCGAGAGCATGCGCGCCCTGGGCAGCAAGGCCGGTGGGCGCGAGATCGCCGCGATGAGCAACGTGCCGGTCGTGCCGGGCACCGGCGTGCTGGACACCGTGGATGACGCGCTGCTGGCCGCGAAGCAGATCGGGTACCCGGTGCTGCTCAAGGCCAGCGCGGGCGGCGGTGGACGCGGGCAGAAGATCATCCGCACGCAGGAGGAACTCGCCAAGGGCTTCGCGCAGGCGCAGGAGGAAGCGCGCCTGTACTTCGGTGATCCGGCGATCATCATGGAGA from Deinococcus radiotolerans includes these protein-coding regions:
- the efp gene encoding elongation factor P: MISVTELRNGTKVEMDGGLWECLEYSHLKMGRGGAKVVTKFRNMETGSIVDRTFNSGEKLQDIYVEGKKMQYLYPDGEDFVFMDLDTFDQITLGKGLVSDAAKFMKENTEVEVAMYGEKPLSITLPNQVILKIVQTDPGVRGDTVSGGTKPATLETGAVVQVPLFVEQDTNVKVDTRTGQYLSRA
- the accB gene encoding acetyl-CoA carboxylase biotin carboxyl carrier protein — its product is MNPNDLKQILDALTYADVREFSLRTGSFDLSLKRGPQAFAAPMPAPGPAPLAAPMPMGAPAFAPMPAPSLPAPQAEASAPAAPAQAAPTPTPAAEAPAEKPASKGTPVKAPIVGTFYSASSPDAPAYVKVGDTVQAGQVLCIIEAMKLMNEIEAEQGGTVREILVKNAEPVEYGQTLFIIE